DNA from Eucalyptus grandis isolate ANBG69807.140 chromosome 5, ASM1654582v1, whole genome shotgun sequence:
TAGTGCAACGGCCGCTTTCTTCATTTTGGAGAATGGACAACATGCCATAACGCCTTGGTGACTCAACATGTCATTTTGGAGAATGGACGTTATAATGAATATACTTGGTGACTTAGTATGTCATTTCGGAGAATGAATCATATAAAATATTGGCTCGGTAACTTGATGGGTTATTTTGGAGAGTGGAcagtattgattgaaatgaccaaGAATGGTCTATTTGACATATAAGTCGATTAGGTCGATTGACCGATGTTTCAATCGGTAACGTTTGATTGGGTGCTTGTTTGAATTGTACTGATTTGTATGTGGAATCTAAGGTCAAGGTAAGTTCTCTTACCCGTGTGTGCTTAAGCAGCCTATAGTATATAGCCCCTAGATGGTAGCACCTTCACCTCCTCATCCTCCTATGCATTTTGGTTTTCCCGAAGAGATCTCGGAAATAGCATAACACTTCCATATACATAACCACCCCAAGGGACTAGAGTATGTACTAGTTAAGTCAACCGTTTGGGTTGACGTGGGTAATGACTCCTTGAGACGCCATGAGTATTGTTTGTGGTACCATCACTACCATGATGGGCGAAGAGAGGGTCCCATATTGGAAGGTAGTGTGCCCTTGTACATATTGGAAGAGGCGTTCGGAGAAAGGACAACAGATCCTAAGGACGAGTTGGTAGTGGATGTTAAGGATCCTAAACTCGAGAACGATTCTCATACTCCCGTGTATTCCATCGAAGATGCTAACTGGagcgaagaagaaggggaaattGTTGAGCAGGAGGAGGGACAAGAGGATGAACCTATAGACgaggagcctaaggaggagGAACTAGAGGAGGAACCTGAGGACAAGCCTGAGGCGAATTTTGAGGAGGAAAAGCTCGAGGACAAAcctgaagaaggagaagaagagtttgaagaagataatgatcCAGAGGAGGATTCAGAGTATGATCcagatgaggactgagatcccatcctgtttGCAAACCCGAGTTATGGATTGATGTGTGATAGATCAGACCtatgtgaatagtattgtat
Protein-coding regions in this window:
- the LOC120293468 gene encoding glutamic acid-rich protein-like, which produces MSIVCGTITTMMGEERVPYWKDPKLENDSHTPVYSIEDANWSEEEGEIVEQEEGQEDEPIDEEPKEEELEEEPEDKPEANFEEEKLEDKPEEGEEEFEEDNDPEEDSEYDPDED